From Oryza sativa Japonica Group chromosome 4, ASM3414082v1, one genomic window encodes:
- the LOC136351166 gene encoding pentatricopeptide repeat-containing protein At2g13600 has product MARPHHTGIHLVSHLRASAPLADLLRSAPGLRAARAAHARALRSPFAGETFLLNTLLSAYARLGSLHDARRVFDGMPHRNTFSYNALLSACARLGRADDALALFGAIPDPDQCSYNAVVAALAQHGRGGDALRFLAAMHADDFVLNAYSFASALSACASEKASRTGEQVHALVTKSSHGSDVYIGTALVDMYAKCERPEEAQKVFDAMPERNIVSWNSLITCYEQNGPVDEALALFVRMMKDGFVPDEVTLASVMSACAGLAAGREGRQVHTRMVKSDRFREDMVLNNALVDMYAKCGRTWEAKCVFDRMAIRSVVSETSMITGYAKSANVGDAQAVFLQMVEKNVVAWNVLIATYAHNSEEEEALRLFVRLKRESVWPTHYTYGNVLNACANLANLQLGQQAHVHVLKEGFRFDSGPESDVFVGNSLVDMYLKTGSISDGAKVFERMAARDNVSWNAMIVGYAQNGRAKDALLLFERMLCSNERPDSVTMIGVLSACGHSGLVKEGRRYFQSMTEDHGIIPTRDHYTCMIDLLGRAGHLKEVEELIENMPMEPDAVLWASLLGACRLHKNIDMGEWAAGKLFELDPDNSGPYVLLSNMYAELGKWADVFRVRRSMKHRGVSKQPGCSWIEIGRKVNVFLARDNIHPCRNEIHDTLRIIQMQMSRMSIDAEIADDLMNFSSEACG; this is encoded by the coding sequence ATGGCGCGTCCGCATCACACCGGCATCCACCTCGTCTCCCACCTCCGAGCGtccgcgccgctcgccgacctcctccgctCGGCTcccggcctccgcgccgcccgcgccgcgcacgcgcgcgccctCAGGTCCCCCTTCGCCGGCGAGACCTTCCTCCTCAACACCCTCCTCTCCGCGTACGCGCGGCTGGGCTCCCTCCACGACGCCCGCAGGGTGTTCGACGGGATGCCCCACCGCAACACCTTCTCCTACAACGCGCTCCTCTCCGCGTGCGCGCGCCTGGGCCGCGCCGACGACGCCCTCGCGCTCTTCGGCGCCATCCCGGACCCCGACCAGTGCTCCTACAACGCGGTCGTCGCGGCGCTCGCGCagcacggccgcggcggcgacgcgctccGCTTCCTGGCCGCCATGCACGCCGACGACTTCGTGCTCAACGCCTACTCCTTCGCCAGCGCGCTGAGCGCCTGCGCCTCGGAGAAGGCTTCGAGGACCGGGGAGCAGGTGCACGCCCTTGTCACCAAGTCGTCTCACGGGAGCGATGTGTACATCGGTACCGCGCTTGTGGACATGTACGCGAAGTGTGAGCGGCCGGAGGAGGCACAGAAGGTGTTCGATGCAATGCCGGAGCGGAATATTGTTTCCTGGAACAGCCTGATCACTTGCTATGAGCAGAATGGCCCTGTCGATGAGGCCCTCGCGCTCTTCGTCAGGATGATGAAAGATGGTTTTGTGCCTGATGAGGTGACACTTGCAAGCGTCATGAGCGCATGTGCAGGCCTTGCTGCGGGTAGAGAAGGCCGCCAGGTCCATACCCGCATGGTGAAGTCTGATAGGTTTAGGGAGGACATGGTGTTGAACAATGCTCTCGTGGACATGTATGCCAAGTGTGGGAGGACTTGGGAGGCGAAGTGTGTATTTGATCGCATGGCTATCAGGAGTGTTGTCTCAGAAACGTCAATGATAACTGGGTATGCAAAGTCTGCAAATGTGGGAGATGCTCAGGCCGTGTTCTTGCAGATGGTGGAGAAGAATGTCGTTGCTTGGAATGTGCTCATTGCAACATATGCACATAAtagtgaggaagaagaagcgcTTAGGCTCTTTGTCAGGCTGAAAAGAGAGTCAGTTTGGCCAACACATTACACGTATGGAAATGTTCTGAATGCGTGTGCCAATCTTGCTAACCTTCAGCTTGGTCAGCAAGCTCATGTACATGTCCTGAAAGAAGGCTTCCGCTTTGACTCTGGACCAGAATCTGATGTCTTTGTTGGGAACTCCCTTGTGGACATGTACCTGAAGACAGGGTCCATCAGTGATGGTGCGAAGGTGTTCGAGAGGATGGCAGCCAGAGATAATGTATCATGGAATGCAATGATTGTTGGTTACGCACAGAATGGCCGTGCAAAAGATGCGCTTCTTCTTTTTGAGAGAATGCTTTGCAGCAACGAACGCCCAGATTCTGTCACCATGATTGGGGTTTTATCTGCCTGTGGCCATTCTGGATTGGTCAAGGAGGGTCGGAGATACTTTCAGTCCATGACTGAGGATCATGGGATAATTCCAACCCGAGATCACTACACTTGCATGATTGATTTGCTTGGTCGTGCCGGTCATCTGAAAGAAGTTGAGGAGCTCATAGAGAACATGCCAATGGAACCTGATGCTGTGCTCTGGGCTTCTCTATTAGGTGCTTGCAGGCTGCATAAGAACATTGACATGGGGGAATGGGCAGCCGGGAAATTATTTGAGCTTGATCCTGATAACTCTGGACCCTATGTTCTTCTCTCAAATATGTACGCTGAGCTTGGGAAATGGGCAGATGTTTTTAGAGTGAGGAGATCCATGAAGCACAGAGGCGTTAGCAAGCAACCTGGCTGTAGTTGGATTGAGATAGGCAGGAAAGTAAATGTGTTTCTCGCGAGAGATAATATCCATCCATGCAGGAATGAGATACATGATACCTTGAGAATCATTCAGATGCAGATGAGCAGGATGAGTATAGATGCTGAAATTGCAGATGACCTGATGAACTTCTCCTCTGAAGCATGTGGCTAG
- the LOC4335906 gene encoding protein disulfide isomerase-like 1-2 precursor, with amino-acid sequence MAVNLVLSFALAILISSSPTAVGVDATEELKEAVLTLDAGNFSEVVAKHPFIVVKFYAPWCGHCKQLAPEYEKAASILRKNELPVVLAKVDAYNERNKELKDKYGVYSYPTIKIMKNGGSDVRGYGGPREADGIVEYLKRQVGPASLKLESAEEAAHSVVDKGVILVGVFPEFAGMEYENFMVVAEKMRADYDFFHTSDASILPRGDQSVKGPIVRLFKPFDELFVDSEDFGKDALEKFIEVSGFPMVVTYDADPTNHKFLERYYSTPSSKAMLFVSFGDDRIESFKSQIHEAARKFSGNNISFLIGDVADADRVFQYFGLRESDVPLLFVIASTGKYLNPTMDPDQIIPWLKQYIVEYGNLTPYVKSEPIPKVNDQPVKVVVADNIDDIVFNSGKNVLLEFYAPWCGHCRKFALILEEIAVSLQDDQDIVIAKMDGTVNDIPTDFTVEGYPTIYFYSSSGNLLSYDGARTAEEIISFINENRGPKAGAAAAVDEKTQIDAVEEEVTSSSEPVKDEL; translated from the exons ATGGCTGTCAACCTGGTGCTGTCTTTTGCCCTTGCCATTCTGATATCCTCCAGCCCTACCGCGGTTGGTGTGGATGCCACCGAGGAGCTGAAGGAGGCGGTCCTAACGCTGGATGCGGGCAACTTCTCGGAGGTGGTGGCCAAGCACCCGTTCATTGTCGTCAAGTTCTATGCCCCATG GTGTGGTCACTGCAAGCAACTCGCCCCAGAG TACGAAAAGGCAGCCTCCATTCTGAGGAAGAACGAGCTGCCAGTGGTACTCGCGAAGGTGGACGCATACAACGAGAGGAACAAAGAGCTGAAGGATAAGTATGGGGTGTATTCATACCCAACAATAAAGATCATGAAGAATGGGGGGAGCGACGTGCGTGGCTACGGTGGCCCAAGGGAGGCCGATGGCATCGTGGAGTACCTTAAGAGGCAGGTCGGCCCAGCATCCCTCAAGCTTGAATCAGCAGAAGAGGCGGCCCATTCCGTCGTCGACAAGGGGGTGATCCTT GTGGGAGTTTTCCCTGAGTTTGCTGGTATGGAATATGAAAATTTCATGGTTGTGGCAGAGAAAATGCGAGCAGATTATGATTTTTTCCACACGTCTGATGCAAGCATTTTGCCACGTGGTGATCAGAGTGTCAAAGGCCCCATTGTCCGTCTCTTTAAGCCGTTTGATGAGCTGTTTGTTGATTCGGAG GATTTTGGTAAGGACGCACTTGAGAAGTTTATCGAGGTATCTGGTTTCCCAATGGTTGTTACCTACGATGCTGATCCAACCAACCATAAGTTTCTTGAAAGATACTATAGCACTCCTAGTTCTAAA GCAATGCTTTTCGTGAGCTTCGGTGATGACAGAATCGAGTCCTTCAAGAGCCAGATTCATGAAGCGGCCAGGAAATTCAGTGGTAATAACATAAGTTTTTTAATTGGTGATGTTGCAGACGCTGATCGTGTCTTCCAG TACTTTGGGCTCAGAGAAAGTGATGTGCCCCTCCTTTTCGTGATAGCATCTACTGGAAAATATCTCAATCCAACAATGGATCCTGATCAGATCATACCCTGGCTGAAGCAGTACATAGTTGAG TATGGCAACTTGACACCATACGTTAAGTCAGAGCCTATCCCTAAGGTGAATGACCAACCTGTTAAGGTTGTTGTGGCCGACAATATAGATGACATTGTTTTCAACTCTGGCAAAAATG TTTTGCTTGAGTTCTATGCACCTTGGTGTGGCCATTGCCGCAAGTTTGCCCTGATCCTGGAGGAAATTGCAGTGTCATTGCAAGATGACCAAGATATAGTGATAGCAAAGATG GATGGAACTGTGAACGATATACCAACAGACTTCACGGTTGAGGGATATCCAACTATCTACTTCTATTCATCAAGTGGGAACCTTTTGTCGTACGACGGTGCAAGGACAGCTGAGGAGATCATCAGTTTTATCAACGAGAACAGGGGACCGAAAGCTGGTGCAGCTGCTGCAGTGGATGAGAAAACCCAGATTGATGCTGTGGAAGAGGAGGTAACATCATCATCAGAGCCTGTTAAAGATGAACTCTGA
- the LOC4335906 gene encoding protein disulfide isomerase-like 1-2 isoform X1, whose amino-acid sequence MAVNLVLSFALAILISSSPTAVGVDATEELKEAVLTLDAGNFSEVVAKHPFIVVKFYAPWCGHCKQLAPEYEKAASILRKNELPVVLAKVDAYNERNKELKDKYGVYSYPTIKIMKNGGSDVRGYGGPREADGIVEYLKRQVGPASLKLESAEEAAHSVVDKGVILVGVFPEFAGMEYENFMVVAEKMRADYDFFHTSDASILPRGDQSVKGPIVRLFKPFDELFVDSEDFGKDALEKFIEVSGFPMVVTYDADPTNHKFLERYYSTPSSKAMLFVSFGDDRIESFKSQIHEAARKFSGNNISFLIGDVADADRVFQYFGLRESDVPLLFVIASTGKYLNPTMDPDQIIPWLKQYIYGNLTPYVKSEPIPKVNDQPVKVVVADNIDDIVFNSGKNVLLEFYAPWCGHCRKFALILEEIAVSLQDDQDIVIAKMDGTVNDIPTDFTVEGYPTIYFYSSSGNLLSYDGARTAEEIISFINENRGPKAGAAAAVDEKTQIDAVEEEVTSSSEPVKDEL is encoded by the exons ATGGCTGTCAACCTGGTGCTGTCTTTTGCCCTTGCCATTCTGATATCCTCCAGCCCTACCGCGGTTGGTGTGGATGCCACCGAGGAGCTGAAGGAGGCGGTCCTAACGCTGGATGCGGGCAACTTCTCGGAGGTGGTGGCCAAGCACCCGTTCATTGTCGTCAAGTTCTATGCCCCATG GTGTGGTCACTGCAAGCAACTCGCCCCAGAG TACGAAAAGGCAGCCTCCATTCTGAGGAAGAACGAGCTGCCAGTGGTACTCGCGAAGGTGGACGCATACAACGAGAGGAACAAAGAGCTGAAGGATAAGTATGGGGTGTATTCATACCCAACAATAAAGATCATGAAGAATGGGGGGAGCGACGTGCGTGGCTACGGTGGCCCAAGGGAGGCCGATGGCATCGTGGAGTACCTTAAGAGGCAGGTCGGCCCAGCATCCCTCAAGCTTGAATCAGCAGAAGAGGCGGCCCATTCCGTCGTCGACAAGGGGGTGATCCTT GTGGGAGTTTTCCCTGAGTTTGCTGGTATGGAATATGAAAATTTCATGGTTGTGGCAGAGAAAATGCGAGCAGATTATGATTTTTTCCACACGTCTGATGCAAGCATTTTGCCACGTGGTGATCAGAGTGTCAAAGGCCCCATTGTCCGTCTCTTTAAGCCGTTTGATGAGCTGTTTGTTGATTCGGAG GATTTTGGTAAGGACGCACTTGAGAAGTTTATCGAGGTATCTGGTTTCCCAATGGTTGTTACCTACGATGCTGATCCAACCAACCATAAGTTTCTTGAAAGATACTATAGCACTCCTAGTTCTAAA GCAATGCTTTTCGTGAGCTTCGGTGATGACAGAATCGAGTCCTTCAAGAGCCAGATTCATGAAGCGGCCAGGAAATTCAGTGGTAATAACATAAGTTTTTTAATTGGTGATGTTGCAGACGCTGATCGTGTCTTCCAG TACTTTGGGCTCAGAGAAAGTGATGTGCCCCTCCTTTTCGTGATAGCATCTACTGGAAAATATCTCAATCCAACAATGGATCCTGATCAGATCATACCCTGGCTGAAGCAGTACATA TATGGCAACTTGACACCATACGTTAAGTCAGAGCCTATCCCTAAGGTGAATGACCAACCTGTTAAGGTTGTTGTGGCCGACAATATAGATGACATTGTTTTCAACTCTGGCAAAAATG TTTTGCTTGAGTTCTATGCACCTTGGTGTGGCCATTGCCGCAAGTTTGCCCTGATCCTGGAGGAAATTGCAGTGTCATTGCAAGATGACCAAGATATAGTGATAGCAAAGATG GATGGAACTGTGAACGATATACCAACAGACTTCACGGTTGAGGGATATCCAACTATCTACTTCTATTCATCAAGTGGGAACCTTTTGTCGTACGACGGTGCAAGGACAGCTGAGGAGATCATCAGTTTTATCAACGAGAACAGGGGACCGAAAGCTGGTGCAGCTGCTGCAGTGGATGAGAAAACCCAGATTGATGCTGTGGAAGAGGAGGTAACATCATCATCAGAGCCTGTTAAAGATGAACTCTGA